The following are from one region of the Pseudomonadota bacterium genome:
- a CDS encoding SUMF1/EgtB/PvdO family nonheme iron enzyme, protein QKAARGTDGRMFPWGDEWDPNLANTHDAGPFTTVPVGSFPEAASPYGMLDAAGQVFEWTTTLKRPGRYWVKGGSWDDRGCGVCRPADRHSRPEDIQHILVGFRLVLEP, encoded by the coding sequence GCAAAAGGCCGCGCGCGGCACCGATGGGCGCATGTTTCCGTGGGGCGACGAATGGGATCCCAATCTGGCGAATACCCATGATGCCGGGCCGTTCACGACCGTACCCGTCGGCTCATTTCCCGAAGCCGCCAGCCCTTACGGCATGCTGGACGCCGCCGGCCAGGTTTTCGAATGGACGACGACCTTGAAGCGCCCAGGCCGTTACTGGGTCAAAGGCGGGTCATGGGATGACCGCGGGTGCGGCGTGTGCCGGCCAGCCGACCGACACAGCCGCCCCGAGGACATTCAGCATATACTCGTCGGGTTCAGATTGGTGCTCGAACCCTGA
- a CDS encoding YHS domain-containing (seleno)protein — translation MRRLMVTVCVMLAVVLATHGAQAGSAVNVTPDGIAIDGYDTVAYFTQGEAIKGDPVFSHEWNGATWHFASAENRDRFIADPEAHAPQFGGWCAYALSVGEYAAEVDPATAWRVVDGKLYLNWDEQVQRQWTSGMDGRIARGAQHWETVRVEVADGTATFSRKPDSPWHGVTD, via the coding sequence GCTGGCGACCCACGGGGCGCAGGCCGGCAGCGCGGTCAATGTGACGCCCGACGGCATTGCCATCGACGGCTATGACACCGTTGCTTATTTCACCCAAGGTGAAGCCATAAAGGGTGATCCCGTGTTCAGTCACGAATGGAACGGCGCGACGTGGCATTTCGCCAGTGCCGAAAACCGCGATCGTTTTATCGCGGATCCCGAGGCCCATGCGCCTCAGTTCGGCGGATGGTGCGCCTATGCCCTATCGGTCGGCGAGTATGCCGCGGAGGTCGACCCCGCGACCGCTTGGCGTGTCGTCGACGGCAAGCTCTATTTGAATTGGGACGAGCAGGTCCAGCGGCAGTGGACGTCGGGCATGGATGGGCGCATTGCGCGCGGCGCCCAGCATTGGGAGACCGTCCGGGTTGAGGTTGCCGACGGTACCGCGACGTTCAGCCGTAAGCCGGATTCGCCGTGGCACGGCGTGACCGACTGA